In Zingiber officinale cultivar Zhangliang chromosome 3B, Zo_v1.1, whole genome shotgun sequence, a single window of DNA contains:
- the LOC122055434 gene encoding kinesin-like protein KIN-7F isoform X2 — MAGTIRSTEKRRSFSDHPHSREKQLNPINGDGRFPILPVLKRSGLEAQKKLDFYFLGGTAEEENNPREGSECLRVSMESVAGEEQAEKAEEVGGGGGGGGKEERILVSVRVRPLNAKEIERNDTADWECINDTTIVLKSSNLPDRSVYPTMFTFDRVFGFECSTRDVYEQGAKEVALSVVTGINATIFAYGQTSSGKTYTMTGITEHSVADIYDYIKRHKEREFVVKFSAMEIYNEAVRDLLSVEASSLRLLDDPERGTIVEKLTEETLRDETHLKELLSICEAQRQIGETVLNETSSRSHQILRLTIESSTGEFVSRNSSVAATVNFVDLAGSERASQASSAGARLKEGCHINRSLLTLGTVIRKLSEGRNGHIPYRDSKLTRILQSSLGGNARTAIVCTMNAARSHVEQSRNTLLFANCAKQVVTNAQVNVVMSDKALIKHLQREVTRLESELSNPGLTSRTTHFEALRDKDSQIKKMERDIIELMQQRDLAQSRLDDLLRAVGDNEQASRLWDELSQSSIVSQMQNTQEDVCSISGTSGAAYRSPDFYSTRFSSSSGIAYQSPDTESRRFYDTSGTAYQSPEIESTRLCTSHESNYEDENHLELHSKLDKDHDISPRHSVSSSATSGMILQWRRGKGFKSTQEKIEDHCKEVRCIDMHALSTSKSEESSAASMIQDDDSLPSQGEVTDTTKLENPGSHHGVGIDLITRMEQPMDTTTSAVGVIIKPCAGTSSLLPKMDKLMASGESAQTRSGNSNGMLMIASSFSSEDAEQHHETQLDAISDGVLTNTSESGHHAKNVARSHEESHRTIELSGDVVGTGDILIVHEDNATNISNCSPRVVQSQHHRELRDDQENQDSQVEDSEVEKTMMDVGIDSVLYPVESPSRWSFDFERKQQEIIEIWHACNVPMVHRTYFFLLFNGDPTDPIYIEVEHRRLSFLQNTSSHVHCATAIAPESSRNPTSSSLRCLRREREMLYKHMQKKLTLQERISLYTDWGINLDSKQRRWQLTQRIWTQTDMAHVKGSASLVAKLIGLAGQGQVLREMFGLSFLPQQTNHKYFIWKNKKSTSMA, encoded by the exons ATGGCGGGGACCATACGATCCACGGAGAAAAGACGAAGCTTCAGCGACCACCCACACAGTCGCGAGAAGCAGTTGAATCCAATTAATGGGGACGGCCGCTTCCCGATCCTCCCCGTCCTCAAAAGATCAGGTTTGGAGGCGCAGAAAAAattggatttttattttttgggGGGGACGGCGGAAGAAGAAAATAACCCTCGCGAGGG GTCGGAATGCCTTAGGGTTTCGATGGAGAGCGTCGCCGGCGAGGAGCAGGCGGAGAAGGCCGAGGaggtcggcggcggcggcggcggtggggGAAAGGAGGAGAGAATACTGGTCTCCGTCAGGGTGAGGCCGCTCAATGCCAAGGAGATCGAGCGCAATGACACCGCGGATTGGGAGTGCATCAACGACACCACCATTGTCCTGAAGAGCAGCAACCTCCCGGATCGATCTGTGTATCCAACAATGTTTACTTTTG ATAGAGTATTTGGGTTTGAATGCAGCACCAGAGATGTGTATGAACAAGGAGCCAAGGAAGTTGCTCTTTCTGTTGTCACTGGAATTAATG CAACTATTTTCGCCTATGGACAAACTAGCAGCGGAAAGACATACACTATGACCGGGATAACCGAGCATAGTGTGGCCGATATCTATGATTACATCAAAAGG CACAAAGAGAGAGAGTTTGTCGTGAAATTCTCAGCTATGGAGATATATAATGAAGCAGTTAGGGATCTCCTCAGTGTGGAGGCTTCCTCACTTAGGCTTCTCGATGATCCAGAG AGAGGAACTATAGTGGAGAAACTTACAGAGGAAACTCTTAGGGATGAAACCCACCTTAAGGAGCTTCTTTCCATTTGTGAAG CTCAAAGACAGATAGGGGAAACTGTGCTGAACGAAACAAGCTCTAGATCTCATCAGATACTTAGATTG ACAATCGAAAGCTCGACTGGAGAGTTTGTAAGTAGAAATAGCTCCGTAGCGGCAACCGTG AATTTCGTAGACCTTGCAGGTAGTGAGCGTGCATCTCAAGCCTCATCTGCTGGAGCTAGACTAAAAGAAGGTTGCCATATCAATCGAAGCTTGCTTACCCTTGGAACTGTTATCCGAAAGTTAAG TGAGGGAAGAAATGGGCATATTCCATATCGAGATTCAAAACTGACACGTATATTACAATCATCCTTGGGGGGTAATGCAAGAACCGCTATTGTCTGCACGATGAACGCAGCTCGTAGTCACGTTGAACAGTCCCGGAACACCCTCTTGTTCGCAAACTGTGCGAAACAAGTAGTCACAAATGCACAGGTGAATGTGGTGATGTCTGACAAGGCATTGATCAAGCATCTACAGAGAGAAGTCACCAGATTGGAGAGCGAACTCAGTAATCCAGGATTAACCTCCCGCACTACCCATTTCGAAGCTCTAAGGGACAAAGATTCACAAATCAAGAAG ATGGAACGAGACATCATAGAGTTGATGCAGCAAAGAGATCTTGCTCAGTCTCGTCTCGATGATTTGCTTAGAGCCGTAGGTGACAATGAACAAGCTTCAAGACTATGG GATGAATTGAGTCAGTCTTCCATTGTGTCACAGATGCAAAATACCCAAGAAGATGTGTGCTCGATTTCTGGAACATCTGGAGCCGCATATCGAAGTCCAGATTTTTATTCTACAAGATTTTCCAGCTCATCAGGCATTGCATATCAAAGTCCAGATACTGAATCTAGAAGATTTTATGATACATCAGGCACTGCATATCAAAGTCCAGAAATTGAATCCACAAGACTTTGCACGTCACACGAAAGCAATTACGAAGATGAAAATCATTTAGAGCTCCATAGTAAACTGGACAAAGATCATGACATCTCACCTAGGCATTCAGTTAGTAGTTCTGCAACCAGCGGAATGATCTTACAGTGGCGAAGGGGCAAGGGCTTTAAATCCACGCAAGAAAAAATTGAAGATCACTGCAAGGAAGTTAGGTGTATCGATATGCATGCTTTGAGCACGAGCAAAAGCGAGGAATCCAGTGCTGCATCAATGATTCAAGACGATGATAGTCTACCATCTCAGGGCGAAGTGACTGACACAACAAAGCTTGAAAATCCTGGATCACATCATGGGGTCGGCATAGATTTGATAACTAGAATGGAGCAACCAATGGATACCACAACAAGTGCAGTTGGTGTTATCATAAAACCATGTGCcggtacttcatctctgctgCCCAAAATGGATAAATTAATGGCCTCTGGGGAATCGGCACAAACTAGAAGTGGTAATAGCAATGGGATGCTAATGATTGCTTCATCTTTTTCATCTGAAGATGCAGAGCAGCATCATGAGACACAACTTGATGCCATATCAGATGGTGTTTTAACAAACACGTCTGAGTCTGGTCATCATGCAAAAAATGTGGCACGTTCGCATGAAGAATCTCACAGAACTATCGAACTTTCAGGTGATGTGGTCGGAACCGGGGATATTTTGATTGTTCATGAGGACAATGCGACAAACATCAGTAATTGTTCTCCAAGGGTTGTTCAGAGTCAGCATCACAGGGAATTACGTGATGATCAG GAGAACCAAGACTCACAAGTTGAAGATTCTGAAGTCGAGAAAACTATGATGGATGTGGGAATAGACTCAGTACTTTATCCGGTTGAATCTCCTTCAAGATGGTCGTTTGATTTTGAGAGGAAGCAACAAGAGATAATTGAGATTTGGCACGCCTGCAATGTGCCCATGGTACACAGGACCTACTTTTTCCTTCTTTTCAATGGCGATCCAACCGACCCCATCTACATAGAAGTGGAACACAGAAGGCTATCGTTTCTGCAAAACACATCGTCTCATGTTCATTGTGCCACAGCAATAGCACCTGAGAGTAGCCGAAATCCTACTTCTTCAAG CCTAAGGTGTCTCCGTCGCGAAAGAGAAATGTTGTACAAGCATATGCAGAAGAAGCTAACTCTGCAAGAAAGGATCTCATTGTACACCGATTGGGGAATCAATCTCGACTCCAAACAGAGGAGATGGCAGCTCACCCAGCGCATCTGGACCCAAACCGACATGGCACATGTCAAGGGGAGTGCTTCCCTTGTGGCGAAGCTAATCGGTCTCGCGGGGCAAGGGCAGGTCCTCAGGGAGATGTTTGGACTCAGCTTCCTACCACAACAAACTAATCACAAATACTTCATCTGGAAGAACAAAAAGTCAACTTCTATGGCATGA
- the LOC122055434 gene encoding kinesin-like protein KIN-7J isoform X3 gives MAGTIRSTEKRRSFSDHPHSREKQLNPINGDGRFPILPVLKRSGLEAQKKLDFYFLGGTAEEENNPREGSECLRVSMESVAGEEQAEKAEEVGGGGGGGGKEERILVSVRVRPLNAKEIERNDTADWECINDTTIVLKSSNLPDRSVYPTMFTFDRVFGFECSTRDVYEQGAKEVALSVVTGINATIFAYGQTSSGKTYTMTGITEHSVADIYDYIKRHKEREFVVKFSAMEIYNEAVRDLLSVEASSLRLLDDPERGTIVEKLTEETLRDETHLKELLSICEAQRQIGETVLNETSSRSHQILRLTIESSTGEFVSRNSSVAATVNFVDLAGSERASQASSAGARLKEGCHINRSLLTLGTVIRKLSEGRNGHIPYRDSKLTRILQSSLGGNARTAIVCTMNAARSHVEQSRNTLLFANCAKQVVTNAQVNVVMSDKALIKHLQREVTRLESELSNPGLTSRTTHFEALRDKDSQIKKMERDIIELMQQRDLAQSRLDDLLRAVGDNEQASRLWMQNTQEDVCSISGTSGAAYRSPDFYSTRFSSSSGIAYQSPDTESRRFYDTSGTAYQSPEIESTRLCTSHESNYEDENHLELHSKLDKDHDISPRHSVSSSATSGMILQWRRGKGFKSTQEKIEDHCKEVRCIDMHALSTSKSEESSAASMIQDDDSLPSQGEVTDTTKLENPGSHHGVGIDLITRMEQPMDTTTSAVGVIIKPCAGTSSLLPKMDKLMASGESAQTRSGNSNGMLMIASSFSSEDAEQHHETQLDAISDGVLTNTSESGHHAKNVARSHEESHRTIELSGDVVGTGDILIVHEDNATNISNCSPRVVQSQHHRELRDDQENQDSQVEDSEVEKTMMDVGIDSVLYPVESPSRWSFDFERKQQEIIEIWHACNVPMVHRTYFFLLFNGDPTDPIYIEVEHRRLSFLQNTSSHVHCATAIAPESSRNPTSSSSLRCLRREREMLYKHMQKKLTLQERISLYTDWGINLDSKQRRWQLTQRIWTQTDMAHVKGSASLVAKLIGLAGQGQVLREMFGLSFLPQQTNHKYFIWKNKKSTSMA, from the exons ATGGCGGGGACCATACGATCCACGGAGAAAAGACGAAGCTTCAGCGACCACCCACACAGTCGCGAGAAGCAGTTGAATCCAATTAATGGGGACGGCCGCTTCCCGATCCTCCCCGTCCTCAAAAGATCAGGTTTGGAGGCGCAGAAAAAattggatttttattttttgggGGGGACGGCGGAAGAAGAAAATAACCCTCGCGAGGG GTCGGAATGCCTTAGGGTTTCGATGGAGAGCGTCGCCGGCGAGGAGCAGGCGGAGAAGGCCGAGGaggtcggcggcggcggcggcggtggggGAAAGGAGGAGAGAATACTGGTCTCCGTCAGGGTGAGGCCGCTCAATGCCAAGGAGATCGAGCGCAATGACACCGCGGATTGGGAGTGCATCAACGACACCACCATTGTCCTGAAGAGCAGCAACCTCCCGGATCGATCTGTGTATCCAACAATGTTTACTTTTG ATAGAGTATTTGGGTTTGAATGCAGCACCAGAGATGTGTATGAACAAGGAGCCAAGGAAGTTGCTCTTTCTGTTGTCACTGGAATTAATG CAACTATTTTCGCCTATGGACAAACTAGCAGCGGAAAGACATACACTATGACCGGGATAACCGAGCATAGTGTGGCCGATATCTATGATTACATCAAAAGG CACAAAGAGAGAGAGTTTGTCGTGAAATTCTCAGCTATGGAGATATATAATGAAGCAGTTAGGGATCTCCTCAGTGTGGAGGCTTCCTCACTTAGGCTTCTCGATGATCCAGAG AGAGGAACTATAGTGGAGAAACTTACAGAGGAAACTCTTAGGGATGAAACCCACCTTAAGGAGCTTCTTTCCATTTGTGAAG CTCAAAGACAGATAGGGGAAACTGTGCTGAACGAAACAAGCTCTAGATCTCATCAGATACTTAGATTG ACAATCGAAAGCTCGACTGGAGAGTTTGTAAGTAGAAATAGCTCCGTAGCGGCAACCGTG AATTTCGTAGACCTTGCAGGTAGTGAGCGTGCATCTCAAGCCTCATCTGCTGGAGCTAGACTAAAAGAAGGTTGCCATATCAATCGAAGCTTGCTTACCCTTGGAACTGTTATCCGAAAGTTAAG TGAGGGAAGAAATGGGCATATTCCATATCGAGATTCAAAACTGACACGTATATTACAATCATCCTTGGGGGGTAATGCAAGAACCGCTATTGTCTGCACGATGAACGCAGCTCGTAGTCACGTTGAACAGTCCCGGAACACCCTCTTGTTCGCAAACTGTGCGAAACAAGTAGTCACAAATGCACAGGTGAATGTGGTGATGTCTGACAAGGCATTGATCAAGCATCTACAGAGAGAAGTCACCAGATTGGAGAGCGAACTCAGTAATCCAGGATTAACCTCCCGCACTACCCATTTCGAAGCTCTAAGGGACAAAGATTCACAAATCAAGAAG ATGGAACGAGACATCATAGAGTTGATGCAGCAAAGAGATCTTGCTCAGTCTCGTCTCGATGATTTGCTTAGAGCCGTAGGTGACAATGAACAAGCTTCAAGACTATGG ATGCAAAATACCCAAGAAGATGTGTGCTCGATTTCTGGAACATCTGGAGCCGCATATCGAAGTCCAGATTTTTATTCTACAAGATTTTCCAGCTCATCAGGCATTGCATATCAAAGTCCAGATACTGAATCTAGAAGATTTTATGATACATCAGGCACTGCATATCAAAGTCCAGAAATTGAATCCACAAGACTTTGCACGTCACACGAAAGCAATTACGAAGATGAAAATCATTTAGAGCTCCATAGTAAACTGGACAAAGATCATGACATCTCACCTAGGCATTCAGTTAGTAGTTCTGCAACCAGCGGAATGATCTTACAGTGGCGAAGGGGCAAGGGCTTTAAATCCACGCAAGAAAAAATTGAAGATCACTGCAAGGAAGTTAGGTGTATCGATATGCATGCTTTGAGCACGAGCAAAAGCGAGGAATCCAGTGCTGCATCAATGATTCAAGACGATGATAGTCTACCATCTCAGGGCGAAGTGACTGACACAACAAAGCTTGAAAATCCTGGATCACATCATGGGGTCGGCATAGATTTGATAACTAGAATGGAGCAACCAATGGATACCACAACAAGTGCAGTTGGTGTTATCATAAAACCATGTGCcggtacttcatctctgctgCCCAAAATGGATAAATTAATGGCCTCTGGGGAATCGGCACAAACTAGAAGTGGTAATAGCAATGGGATGCTAATGATTGCTTCATCTTTTTCATCTGAAGATGCAGAGCAGCATCATGAGACACAACTTGATGCCATATCAGATGGTGTTTTAACAAACACGTCTGAGTCTGGTCATCATGCAAAAAATGTGGCACGTTCGCATGAAGAATCTCACAGAACTATCGAACTTTCAGGTGATGTGGTCGGAACCGGGGATATTTTGATTGTTCATGAGGACAATGCGACAAACATCAGTAATTGTTCTCCAAGGGTTGTTCAGAGTCAGCATCACAGGGAATTACGTGATGATCAG GAGAACCAAGACTCACAAGTTGAAGATTCTGAAGTCGAGAAAACTATGATGGATGTGGGAATAGACTCAGTACTTTATCCGGTTGAATCTCCTTCAAGATGGTCGTTTGATTTTGAGAGGAAGCAACAAGAGATAATTGAGATTTGGCACGCCTGCAATGTGCCCATGGTACACAGGACCTACTTTTTCCTTCTTTTCAATGGCGATCCAACCGACCCCATCTACATAGAAGTGGAACACAGAAGGCTATCGTTTCTGCAAAACACATCGTCTCATGTTCATTGTGCCACAGCAATAGCACCTGAGAGTAGCCGAAATCCTACTTCTTCAAG CAGCCTAAGGTGTCTCCGTCGCGAAAGAGAAATGTTGTACAAGCATATGCAGAAGAAGCTAACTCTGCAAGAAAGGATCTCATTGTACACCGATTGGGGAATCAATCTCGACTCCAAACAGAGGAGATGGCAGCTCACCCAGCGCATCTGGACCCAAACCGACATGGCACATGTCAAGGGGAGTGCTTCCCTTGTGGCGAAGCTAATCGGTCTCGCGGGGCAAGGGCAGGTCCTCAGGGAGATGTTTGGACTCAGCTTCCTACCACAACAAACTAATCACAAATACTTCATCTGGAAGAACAAAAAGTCAACTTCTATGGCATGA
- the LOC122055434 gene encoding kinesin-like protein KIN-7F isoform X1 — MAGTIRSTEKRRSFSDHPHSREKQLNPINGDGRFPILPVLKRSGLEAQKKLDFYFLGGTAEEENNPREGSECLRVSMESVAGEEQAEKAEEVGGGGGGGGKEERILVSVRVRPLNAKEIERNDTADWECINDTTIVLKSSNLPDRSVYPTMFTFDRVFGFECSTRDVYEQGAKEVALSVVTGINATIFAYGQTSSGKTYTMTGITEHSVADIYDYIKRHKEREFVVKFSAMEIYNEAVRDLLSVEASSLRLLDDPERGTIVEKLTEETLRDETHLKELLSICEAQRQIGETVLNETSSRSHQILRLTIESSTGEFVSRNSSVAATVNFVDLAGSERASQASSAGARLKEGCHINRSLLTLGTVIRKLSEGRNGHIPYRDSKLTRILQSSLGGNARTAIVCTMNAARSHVEQSRNTLLFANCAKQVVTNAQVNVVMSDKALIKHLQREVTRLESELSNPGLTSRTTHFEALRDKDSQIKKMERDIIELMQQRDLAQSRLDDLLRAVGDNEQASRLWDELSQSSIVSQMQNTQEDVCSISGTSGAAYRSPDFYSTRFSSSSGIAYQSPDTESRRFYDTSGTAYQSPEIESTRLCTSHESNYEDENHLELHSKLDKDHDISPRHSVSSSATSGMILQWRRGKGFKSTQEKIEDHCKEVRCIDMHALSTSKSEESSAASMIQDDDSLPSQGEVTDTTKLENPGSHHGVGIDLITRMEQPMDTTTSAVGVIIKPCAGTSSLLPKMDKLMASGESAQTRSGNSNGMLMIASSFSSEDAEQHHETQLDAISDGVLTNTSESGHHAKNVARSHEESHRTIELSGDVVGTGDILIVHEDNATNISNCSPRVVQSQHHRELRDDQENQDSQVEDSEVEKTMMDVGIDSVLYPVESPSRWSFDFERKQQEIIEIWHACNVPMVHRTYFFLLFNGDPTDPIYIEVEHRRLSFLQNTSSHVHCATAIAPESSRNPTSSSSLRCLRREREMLYKHMQKKLTLQERISLYTDWGINLDSKQRRWQLTQRIWTQTDMAHVKGSASLVAKLIGLAGQGQVLREMFGLSFLPQQTNHKYFIWKNKKSTSMA; from the exons ATGGCGGGGACCATACGATCCACGGAGAAAAGACGAAGCTTCAGCGACCACCCACACAGTCGCGAGAAGCAGTTGAATCCAATTAATGGGGACGGCCGCTTCCCGATCCTCCCCGTCCTCAAAAGATCAGGTTTGGAGGCGCAGAAAAAattggatttttattttttgggGGGGACGGCGGAAGAAGAAAATAACCCTCGCGAGGG GTCGGAATGCCTTAGGGTTTCGATGGAGAGCGTCGCCGGCGAGGAGCAGGCGGAGAAGGCCGAGGaggtcggcggcggcggcggcggtggggGAAAGGAGGAGAGAATACTGGTCTCCGTCAGGGTGAGGCCGCTCAATGCCAAGGAGATCGAGCGCAATGACACCGCGGATTGGGAGTGCATCAACGACACCACCATTGTCCTGAAGAGCAGCAACCTCCCGGATCGATCTGTGTATCCAACAATGTTTACTTTTG ATAGAGTATTTGGGTTTGAATGCAGCACCAGAGATGTGTATGAACAAGGAGCCAAGGAAGTTGCTCTTTCTGTTGTCACTGGAATTAATG CAACTATTTTCGCCTATGGACAAACTAGCAGCGGAAAGACATACACTATGACCGGGATAACCGAGCATAGTGTGGCCGATATCTATGATTACATCAAAAGG CACAAAGAGAGAGAGTTTGTCGTGAAATTCTCAGCTATGGAGATATATAATGAAGCAGTTAGGGATCTCCTCAGTGTGGAGGCTTCCTCACTTAGGCTTCTCGATGATCCAGAG AGAGGAACTATAGTGGAGAAACTTACAGAGGAAACTCTTAGGGATGAAACCCACCTTAAGGAGCTTCTTTCCATTTGTGAAG CTCAAAGACAGATAGGGGAAACTGTGCTGAACGAAACAAGCTCTAGATCTCATCAGATACTTAGATTG ACAATCGAAAGCTCGACTGGAGAGTTTGTAAGTAGAAATAGCTCCGTAGCGGCAACCGTG AATTTCGTAGACCTTGCAGGTAGTGAGCGTGCATCTCAAGCCTCATCTGCTGGAGCTAGACTAAAAGAAGGTTGCCATATCAATCGAAGCTTGCTTACCCTTGGAACTGTTATCCGAAAGTTAAG TGAGGGAAGAAATGGGCATATTCCATATCGAGATTCAAAACTGACACGTATATTACAATCATCCTTGGGGGGTAATGCAAGAACCGCTATTGTCTGCACGATGAACGCAGCTCGTAGTCACGTTGAACAGTCCCGGAACACCCTCTTGTTCGCAAACTGTGCGAAACAAGTAGTCACAAATGCACAGGTGAATGTGGTGATGTCTGACAAGGCATTGATCAAGCATCTACAGAGAGAAGTCACCAGATTGGAGAGCGAACTCAGTAATCCAGGATTAACCTCCCGCACTACCCATTTCGAAGCTCTAAGGGACAAAGATTCACAAATCAAGAAG ATGGAACGAGACATCATAGAGTTGATGCAGCAAAGAGATCTTGCTCAGTCTCGTCTCGATGATTTGCTTAGAGCCGTAGGTGACAATGAACAAGCTTCAAGACTATGG GATGAATTGAGTCAGTCTTCCATTGTGTCACAGATGCAAAATACCCAAGAAGATGTGTGCTCGATTTCTGGAACATCTGGAGCCGCATATCGAAGTCCAGATTTTTATTCTACAAGATTTTCCAGCTCATCAGGCATTGCATATCAAAGTCCAGATACTGAATCTAGAAGATTTTATGATACATCAGGCACTGCATATCAAAGTCCAGAAATTGAATCCACAAGACTTTGCACGTCACACGAAAGCAATTACGAAGATGAAAATCATTTAGAGCTCCATAGTAAACTGGACAAAGATCATGACATCTCACCTAGGCATTCAGTTAGTAGTTCTGCAACCAGCGGAATGATCTTACAGTGGCGAAGGGGCAAGGGCTTTAAATCCACGCAAGAAAAAATTGAAGATCACTGCAAGGAAGTTAGGTGTATCGATATGCATGCTTTGAGCACGAGCAAAAGCGAGGAATCCAGTGCTGCATCAATGATTCAAGACGATGATAGTCTACCATCTCAGGGCGAAGTGACTGACACAACAAAGCTTGAAAATCCTGGATCACATCATGGGGTCGGCATAGATTTGATAACTAGAATGGAGCAACCAATGGATACCACAACAAGTGCAGTTGGTGTTATCATAAAACCATGTGCcggtacttcatctctgctgCCCAAAATGGATAAATTAATGGCCTCTGGGGAATCGGCACAAACTAGAAGTGGTAATAGCAATGGGATGCTAATGATTGCTTCATCTTTTTCATCTGAAGATGCAGAGCAGCATCATGAGACACAACTTGATGCCATATCAGATGGTGTTTTAACAAACACGTCTGAGTCTGGTCATCATGCAAAAAATGTGGCACGTTCGCATGAAGAATCTCACAGAACTATCGAACTTTCAGGTGATGTGGTCGGAACCGGGGATATTTTGATTGTTCATGAGGACAATGCGACAAACATCAGTAATTGTTCTCCAAGGGTTGTTCAGAGTCAGCATCACAGGGAATTACGTGATGATCAG GAGAACCAAGACTCACAAGTTGAAGATTCTGAAGTCGAGAAAACTATGATGGATGTGGGAATAGACTCAGTACTTTATCCGGTTGAATCTCCTTCAAGATGGTCGTTTGATTTTGAGAGGAAGCAACAAGAGATAATTGAGATTTGGCACGCCTGCAATGTGCCCATGGTACACAGGACCTACTTTTTCCTTCTTTTCAATGGCGATCCAACCGACCCCATCTACATAGAAGTGGAACACAGAAGGCTATCGTTTCTGCAAAACACATCGTCTCATGTTCATTGTGCCACAGCAATAGCACCTGAGAGTAGCCGAAATCCTACTTCTTCAAG CAGCCTAAGGTGTCTCCGTCGCGAAAGAGAAATGTTGTACAAGCATATGCAGAAGAAGCTAACTCTGCAAGAAAGGATCTCATTGTACACCGATTGGGGAATCAATCTCGACTCCAAACAGAGGAGATGGCAGCTCACCCAGCGCATCTGGACCCAAACCGACATGGCACATGTCAAGGGGAGTGCTTCCCTTGTGGCGAAGCTAATCGGTCTCGCGGGGCAAGGGCAGGTCCTCAGGGAGATGTTTGGACTCAGCTTCCTACCACAACAAACTAATCACAAATACTTCATCTGGAAGAACAAAAAGTCAACTTCTATGGCATGA